The Dehalogenimonas lykanthroporepellens BL-DC-9 genome includes a window with the following:
- a CDS encoding conserved hypothetical protein (KEGG: det:DET0356 hypothetical protein): MLKAATLISFDSLDYTADIRPDGSPKAYLDGITVARHIPVAEMLPGRRLAVLFPDRYQAGSAVIIAVWEG; the protein is encoded by the coding sequence ATGCTGAAAGCGGCAACCCTCATAAGTTTCGACAGCCTTGACTATACCGCCGATATCCGGCCGGACGGCTCACCGAAGGCGTATCTGGATGGCATAACCGTGGCGCGTCATATTCCCGTGGCGGAAATGTTACCCGGCCGCCGTCTGGCGGTACTCTTCCCTGACCGCTACCAGGCCGGTTCGGCGGTCATCATCGCCGTATGGGAAGGGTGA
- a CDS encoding conserved hypothetical protein (KEGG: deb:DehaBAV1_0337 hypothetical protein), translating to MRPLTDTLAEAQRAPSGTPFFRTAVTRRQTVWQELTGGGEDGYRQTAALTTTGTLVRARLTPPADSGRLFLQRVSALSPTSDFSVWQDTGRYGVNDVALADGAGEVSLCWLAADRSLWRLWSPDDGLTWQGPELVDYAPASALGGLSAAYDDAGGLSLFFTDQTTLYIKRRSGGVWQARQSWDKATGELTGVAAVYDGGWRLAVTGRTSGGDYRLWTLSWDGTAWSALTAIAASPAGEGYEFARPSLCRGPRGYLCAWVERLTGDAPHNRIYIGVTVPGTGFDDGLWQEPYPADMTAEQGVSLLSGDGALWATAAFRVWRAGDDTPDIDLSPYLKAVSLKLSEAEGRLSLELDNAGSWYDVPPFGVGDRLEFSAGYVTATGPETAPGLSFTITGVKAQLEPGLSLLILDAADGWSALKNWRAPGQLRWNMTHSITQILAWLLGRVGLRLNVSSASADAGRLPDFAVSPGVSGFSAVRRLLAGLPDRLLIEGENAWLVSPPAEEVPVYEWVGPHAVFRRYLAFEGAGGEITGPPNCAQQIHDLISVGGRAFRVAGIGLEYRASSGRYRMTLRLGE from the coding sequence ATGCGCCCCCTGACCGATACCCTGGCTGAGGCTCAGCGGGCGCCGTCCGGCACGCCTTTTTTTCGTACCGCGGTTACCCGCCGGCAAACGGTCTGGCAGGAACTTACCGGCGGCGGTGAGGACGGCTACCGCCAGACGGCGGCGCTCACCACCACCGGTACGCTGGTACGCGCCCGCCTGACGCCGCCGGCGGACTCCGGCCGACTGTTCCTCCAGCGCGTTTCGGCGCTTTCTCCAACCTCTGACTTTTCCGTCTGGCAGGATACCGGGCGCTACGGCGTTAATGACGTGGCTCTGGCGGACGGTGCCGGGGAAGTGTCGCTGTGCTGGCTGGCGGCTGACCGCTCTCTGTGGCGGCTGTGGAGCCCGGACGATGGACTGACCTGGCAAGGGCCGGAACTGGTGGATTACGCCCCGGCTTCGGCCCTCGGCGGTCTGTCAGCGGCATACGATGATGCCGGCGGCCTGTCTCTTTTCTTCACCGATCAGACGACGCTTTACATCAAACGTCGGAGCGGCGGAGTCTGGCAGGCGCGGCAGTCCTGGGACAAGGCTACCGGCGAACTGACCGGGGTGGCCGCGGTGTATGACGGCGGCTGGCGGTTGGCGGTTACCGGCCGGACGTCCGGGGGTGACTACCGGTTATGGACGCTCTCCTGGGACGGAACGGCCTGGAGCGCGCTGACGGCCATCGCCGCTTCGCCGGCCGGCGAGGGCTATGAGTTCGCCCGGCCATCTCTTTGCCGCGGGCCGAGGGGTTATCTCTGCGCCTGGGTGGAGCGCCTGACCGGCGATGCGCCGCACAACCGGATATATATCGGCGTTACCGTGCCCGGCACCGGCTTCGATGACGGCTTGTGGCAGGAACCGTACCCCGCTGACATGACGGCGGAACAAGGGGTGTCGTTGTTGTCCGGTGACGGCGCGCTGTGGGCGACTGCCGCCTTCCGGGTGTGGCGCGCCGGGGACGACACCCCCGACATCGACCTGTCGCCTTACCTGAAGGCGGTTTCCCTGAAGCTGTCAGAGGCCGAGGGCAGGTTGAGTCTGGAACTGGACAACGCGGGTAGCTGGTACGACGTGCCGCCCTTCGGTGTCGGCGATCGGCTGGAGTTCTCTGCCGGCTATGTCACCGCAACCGGCCCTGAAACTGCGCCGGGTTTGTCTTTTACCATCACCGGCGTGAAGGCACAACTGGAGCCGGGGTTGTCATTGCTGATACTTGACGCTGCAGACGGCTGGTCAGCGCTGAAAAACTGGCGGGCGCCCGGCCAGTTACGCTGGAACATGACTCATTCCATTACACAGATACTGGCCTGGCTTTTAGGGCGGGTGGGGCTTCGGCTGAATGTCAGCTCCGCATCGGCTGACGCCGGCCGGTTGCCGGACTTTGCCGTAAGTCCCGGCGTCAGCGGATTTTCCGCCGTCAGACGCCTGCTGGCCGGTCTGCCCGACCGGCTCTTGATCGAAGGCGAAAACGCCTGGCTGGTGAGTCCGCCGGCTGAAGAGGTGCCGGTATATGAATGGGTCGGCCCTCATGCTGTTTTTCGCCGCTACCTGGCTTTCGAGGGAGCAGGCGGCGAAATAACCGGGCCGCCTAACTGCGCCCAGCAGATACATGACCTGATATCGGTGGGCGGCCGGGCGTTCAGGGTCGCCGGTATCGGTCTGGAATACCGGGCGTCATCGGGCCGTTACCGTATGACGCTGAGGCTCGGGGAATGA